A stretch of the Streptosporangium sp. NBC_01755 genome encodes the following:
- a CDS encoding ABC transporter ATP-binding protein: MMRQPEAPDKGQITSEAFLKMLGISKRYPGVVANEDVTFEVLRGEIHALLGENGAGKSTLMKILDGVVQADEGSIHVNGRQVTIRRPRDAQQLGIGMVHQHFMLVADMTVTENIALTAPGHLAAGSDLAGVRDRFTRLAEQHRLEVDPDARISELSVGERQRVEIVKLLYRDAELLILDEPTAVLTRGEWQHLATVLRDLARQGKSVIIITHKLGEVFEVADRCTVLRGGKVVGAVTTAEATVKDLVRMMVGREVLLRVPRAEVEPGPVMLDVQGVHLRDADGRVRLDDINLQVRAGEVVGVAGVEGNGQSELVDILAGARQPSRGRVQIGDVEIERLDPSLVAAAGTAVIPEDRHRDAVALSLSMVDNLMVKSLGDDRFVRSGILRRRAIRDHCRKLISDYDIRVPGLDVRMRQLSGGNQQKAVVARELERSPKFLIAAQPTRGLDIGAMEFVYRCVNRHREQGGATLLVSSELDEILTLSDRVVVMVRGRIVGVLVGDEATSETIGHLMSGAAEAMA; the protein is encoded by the coding sequence ATGATGCGCCAGCCCGAAGCACCCGACAAGGGGCAAATCACCTCCGAAGCGTTCCTCAAGATGCTGGGCATCTCGAAGCGTTACCCGGGAGTCGTCGCGAACGAGGACGTCACCTTCGAAGTGCTGCGCGGTGAGATTCACGCCCTTCTCGGCGAGAACGGAGCTGGCAAGAGCACGCTGATGAAGATCCTCGACGGGGTCGTGCAGGCGGACGAGGGCTCGATCCACGTCAACGGCCGGCAGGTCACGATCCGGCGGCCCCGCGATGCGCAACAGCTCGGCATCGGCATGGTCCACCAGCACTTCATGTTGGTGGCGGACATGACCGTGACCGAGAACATCGCCCTGACGGCACCAGGACACCTGGCCGCCGGATCGGATCTGGCAGGCGTCAGGGATCGGTTCACCCGGCTCGCCGAGCAGCACCGGCTGGAGGTCGATCCCGACGCTCGCATCAGCGAGCTGTCGGTCGGGGAACGGCAGCGCGTGGAGATCGTCAAGCTTCTCTATCGAGACGCCGAGCTGCTGATCCTCGACGAGCCGACCGCGGTACTCACCCGAGGCGAGTGGCAGCATCTAGCGACGGTGCTGCGTGACTTGGCCCGGCAGGGCAAGTCCGTCATCATCATCACGCACAAGCTCGGCGAGGTGTTCGAGGTCGCCGACCGCTGCACCGTTCTGCGAGGCGGAAAGGTGGTCGGGGCCGTGACCACGGCCGAGGCGACGGTGAAGGACCTCGTGCGGATGATGGTGGGCCGGGAGGTTCTGCTGCGCGTCCCCCGAGCCGAGGTCGAACCCGGCCCGGTCATGCTCGACGTGCAGGGGGTGCATCTTCGCGACGCCGATGGCCGGGTGCGCCTAGACGACATCAACCTGCAGGTCAGGGCGGGAGAGGTGGTGGGGGTCGCCGGTGTCGAGGGGAACGGTCAGTCCGAATTGGTCGACATCCTCGCCGGCGCCCGGCAGCCGAGCCGGGGCCGTGTGCAGATCGGCGACGTCGAGATCGAGCGGCTGGACCCGAGTCTCGTCGCGGCCGCCGGCACTGCGGTGATCCCCGAGGACCGGCATCGTGACGCGGTCGCGTTGTCGCTCTCGATGGTCGACAACCTCATGGTGAAGAGCCTCGGCGATGACCGGTTCGTACGGTCGGGGATCCTGCGGCGTCGTGCCATCCGGGACCATTGCCGCAAGCTGATCAGCGACTACGACATCCGTGTGCCGGGCCTCGACGTACGGATGCGGCAACTGTCGGGCGGCAACCAGCAGAAGGCGGTCGTGGCGCGGGAGTTGGAACGATCCCCGAAGTTCCTCATCGCGGCACAACCGACTCGCGGACTCGACATCGGCGCGATGGAGTTCGTGTATCGGTGCGTCAACCGGCACCGGGAACAAGGGGGCGCGACGCTGCTCGTCTCGTCCGAGCTCGATGAGATTTTGACCCTGTCAGATCGGGTCGTGGTCATGGTGCGTGGCCGGATCGTCGGTGTCCTCGTCGGTGACGAGGCGACCTCGGAGACGATCGGCCACCTGATGTCCGGTGCAGCGGAAGCGATGGCATGA
- a CDS encoding ABC transporter permease: MMSDRLRGLLIAWAVSVGAVVLALLASLAIVAAAGSSPGEAAQALYDGALGSTGRMGAMLAKSVPLTLAALGWVLAFSARRINVGLEGQILAGGVVAATIGLLISGIPAVVHLPLMILGGILGGCLWAGVAAWLWAKRDVNEIISTLLLNFVMIQCVSWLVSGPLEEPTQTLGQTAPIEQAARWPTLIPGTVLHLDFFLVPVAAVGLSLLLRNTTAGFRLRATGANPDFAAYSGIKTVRISALALVASGGLAGLAGASLIGASPQANMADNFSANYGFEGIVVALLARNSPLACIPAAFLFASLKQGGGLLEARVGVPSGLVLVTQGLVIILVAGAGYLFEKRRVRRVSAKTSPGSQPVAALTSETN, translated from the coding sequence ATGATGTCGGATCGATTGCGTGGACTGCTCATCGCGTGGGCGGTCTCCGTCGGCGCGGTGGTGCTGGCGCTCCTGGCGTCGCTGGCGATCGTGGCGGCAGCCGGCAGCTCGCCCGGCGAGGCCGCGCAGGCGCTTTACGACGGTGCGCTCGGGAGCACCGGCCGGATGGGTGCGATGCTGGCCAAGTCGGTGCCACTGACCCTGGCGGCGCTCGGATGGGTGCTCGCGTTCTCGGCCCGCCGGATCAACGTCGGGCTGGAAGGGCAGATCCTCGCGGGCGGCGTCGTCGCGGCGACCATCGGGCTGCTGATCAGTGGTATCCCGGCCGTCGTCCACCTGCCATTGATGATCCTGGGCGGCATCCTGGGCGGATGCCTGTGGGCCGGGGTCGCAGCGTGGTTGTGGGCCAAGCGCGACGTCAACGAGATCATCTCCACCCTGTTGCTCAACTTCGTCATGATCCAATGCGTCAGCTGGCTGGTCTCCGGTCCGCTGGAGGAGCCGACCCAGACACTCGGGCAGACCGCGCCGATCGAGCAGGCCGCGCGATGGCCGACGCTGATACCCGGGACGGTGCTGCACCTGGACTTCTTCCTGGTACCGGTGGCAGCGGTGGGGTTGTCCCTGCTCCTGCGCAACACCACGGCGGGGTTCCGGTTGCGCGCCACCGGCGCCAACCCCGACTTCGCCGCCTATTCCGGTATCAAGACCGTACGGATCTCCGCCCTGGCGCTCGTCGCGTCAGGTGGCCTCGCAGGGCTGGCGGGAGCGTCGCTGATCGGTGCCAGCCCGCAGGCCAACATGGCCGACAACTTCTCCGCCAACTACGGGTTCGAAGGCATCGTGGTCGCGCTGCTCGCGAGGAACTCGCCGCTGGCCTGCATCCCCGCCGCGTTCCTGTTCGCCTCCCTCAAGCAGGGCGGCGGCCTGTTGGAGGCACGCGTCGGTGTTCCGTCCGGACTCGTCCTGGTGACACAAGGTCTGGTCATCATCCTGGTCGCCGGCGCCGGTTACCTGTTCGAGAAACGGCGGGTCCGGCGGGTGTCGGCCAAGACCTCGCCCGGATCGCAGCCGGTGGCAGCACTGACCTCAGAGACGAACTGA
- a CDS encoding ABC transporter permease codes for MSPLDMAWLTTTLLLAVPILLAASGELVSQRSGVMNVGLEGMMLFGAFFGFLIVEQTNSSWFGLLVGIVAGTSLAMVMALLSVTLRADQIVVGVGINLLAAGVTIFLNRQMYLDAGQVTVARMDKVPVPVLADLPVIGRVFFDQSPVVYLCYGIVPLIAWVLYRRKWGLAVRGSGELPEAVETAGINVNRVRWSAVLLAGGLSGLGGAFLSVVQVGLFIEGMTSGRGFLALAAVVFGKWHPRGMILACLLFGGADALQLRLQGAETIPSVVWLAAVAVAVVFLVRHVRRNGVTKSGWVLAGAVPVIAAPLVFDLALSLPAQLWLALPYILSLAALGGLVGRARVPSALAEPFDRKNL; via the coding sequence ATGTCACCCCTTGACATGGCATGGCTGACGACGACTCTGCTCCTCGCCGTGCCGATCCTGCTGGCCGCCAGCGGGGAGCTGGTCTCACAACGTAGCGGTGTCATGAACGTCGGGCTCGAAGGCATGATGCTCTTCGGCGCCTTCTTCGGGTTCCTGATCGTCGAGCAGACCAATTCGAGCTGGTTCGGCCTGCTCGTGGGCATCGTCGCCGGAACCAGCCTGGCGATGGTGATGGCGCTGCTGTCGGTCACGCTGCGCGCCGACCAGATCGTCGTCGGGGTCGGGATCAACCTGCTGGCGGCAGGCGTCACGATCTTCCTCAACCGTCAGATGTACCTCGACGCCGGACAGGTCACCGTCGCCCGGATGGACAAGGTCCCGGTCCCTGTTCTCGCCGACCTTCCTGTCATCGGGCGCGTCTTCTTCGACCAGTCACCCGTGGTGTACCTGTGCTACGGGATCGTTCCGCTCATCGCCTGGGTGCTGTACCGCCGCAAGTGGGGCCTGGCCGTTCGTGGTTCCGGCGAGCTTCCCGAAGCGGTCGAGACCGCTGGTATCAACGTCAACCGGGTCCGCTGGAGCGCCGTGCTCCTCGCCGGAGGCCTCTCCGGCCTGGGCGGCGCATTCCTGTCGGTGGTGCAGGTCGGGTTGTTCATCGAAGGGATGACCAGCGGTCGCGGCTTCCTCGCGCTGGCCGCCGTCGTGTTCGGCAAGTGGCATCCCCGCGGGATGATCCTCGCGTGCCTGCTCTTCGGTGGGGCCGACGCGCTGCAACTGCGGCTGCAGGGAGCCGAGACGATCCCGTCGGTGGTCTGGCTGGCCGCAGTCGCGGTAGCGGTCGTGTTCCTGGTCCGCCACGTGCGCCGCAACGGCGTCACCAAATCCGGATGGGTCCTGGCGGGCGCCGTGCCGGTGATCGCGGCGCCGCTGGTGTTCGACCTCGCCCTGTCGCTGCCGGCGCAGCTGTGGCTCGCTCTTCCCTACATCCTCAGCCTGGCGGCGCTCGGCGGACTGGTGGGACGGGCCCGGGTCCCCTCCGCGCTCGCCGAACCCTTCGACCGGAAGAACCTGTAG
- a CDS encoding VOC family protein: MSLVRKLHHVAFAEETGAPWVRLLCDLLGTPVEHSESADGFVERMIPVGDCWLQALEATGDGVVRSSIQRRGEGFHHLAFEVDDIEETIAVLRARGVMFIDEKPRPGGMGTQIMFAHPHSFGGVLVEFVQEPSHTA, encoded by the coding sequence ATGAGCCTTGTCCGCAAGCTTCACCACGTCGCCTTCGCCGAGGAGACCGGTGCCCCGTGGGTGCGACTCCTGTGCGATCTGCTCGGCACCCCGGTCGAGCACAGCGAGAGCGCCGACGGGTTCGTCGAACGCATGATCCCGGTTGGCGACTGTTGGCTGCAGGCGCTCGAGGCTACGGGCGACGGCGTCGTCCGTAGTTCCATCCAACGGCGCGGGGAAGGGTTCCACCACCTCGCGTTCGAAGTAGATGACATCGAAGAAACGATCGCTGTCCTGCGCGCCCGTGGGGTGATGTTCATCGACGAGAAACCACGCCCCGGTGGGATGGGTACGCAGATCATGTTCGCGCATCCCCACTCGTTCGGCGGTGTCCTGGTCGAGTTCGTCCAGGAACCCAGCCACACGGCGTGA
- the meaB gene encoding methylmalonyl Co-A mutase-associated GTPase MeaB, whose protein sequence is MRQDPGRNVAQLVKQALDGELRAVARMISLVENASPLLREIMAGLAPYTGNAHVVGITGAPGVGKSTSTSALVSVLRRQGKQVGVLAVDPSSPFSGGALLGDRVRMQDHAHDRGVYIRSMASRGQLGGLARVTPHALRILDAAGCDVIIIETVGVGQSEVQIAGMADTTVVLLAPGMGDGIQAAKAGILEIGDVYVVNKADRGGADQVRRDVRAATQVMDRRPDQWRRPVLRLVAQTGDGIQEVADVLTEHLEWMTSNGQLRQRRLARAKVEIETIAVTSLREDWEGIRGDAVLDEFAEQVVAGTTDPYAAADMLLATWRRVMVQGRLGEFGAGHAADNLSGGQL, encoded by the coding sequence ATGAGGCAGGATCCGGGGCGGAATGTCGCGCAACTGGTGAAGCAGGCGCTCGACGGGGAGCTGCGGGCGGTGGCCCGGATGATCTCCCTGGTCGAGAACGCGTCTCCGCTCCTGCGTGAGATTATGGCCGGCCTCGCGCCGTACACGGGAAACGCGCACGTCGTCGGTATCACGGGCGCGCCCGGCGTGGGGAAGTCGACCTCCACGTCGGCACTGGTGAGCGTGTTACGCAGGCAAGGCAAGCAGGTGGGGGTACTCGCCGTTGACCCGTCATCACCGTTTTCCGGCGGTGCGCTGCTAGGTGATCGCGTACGCATGCAGGACCATGCCCACGACAGGGGCGTCTACATCCGGTCGATGGCGTCGCGAGGGCAGCTCGGAGGGCTGGCCCGGGTAACCCCGCATGCGTTACGGATCCTTGACGCCGCGGGCTGCGACGTCATCATTATCGAGACCGTCGGCGTCGGGCAGAGTGAGGTTCAGATCGCTGGAATGGCCGACACGACGGTGGTGCTGTTAGCCCCCGGCATGGGAGACGGGATCCAGGCAGCGAAAGCCGGGATCTTGGAGATCGGCGATGTGTACGTCGTGAACAAGGCTGACCGGGGCGGCGCCGACCAGGTGCGCCGCGACGTACGCGCCGCAACCCAGGTGATGGACCGCAGGCCAGATCAGTGGCGGCGTCCAGTGCTCAGACTGGTCGCGCAAACTGGCGACGGAATCCAAGAGGTCGCTGACGTGCTGACCGAACATCTGGAGTGGATGACATCCAACGGACAGCTGCGGCAGCGACGTCTGGCCCGCGCGAAAGTAGAGATCGAAACGATCGCCGTGACGTCGCTGCGGGAAGACTGGGAAGGGATTCGCGGCGATGCCGTGCTCGACGAGTTCGCGGAACAAGTCGTTGCAGGAACGACCGACCCGTACGCGGCAGCAGACATGCTGCTGGCGACATGGCGGAGGGTCATGGTGCAGGGCCGCCTAGGGGAGTTCGGTGCCGGCCATGCGGCCGACAATCTCAGCGGCGGGCAGCTTTGA
- a CDS encoding AAA family ATPase: MTPAHQQAVILITGIQAAGKSTIAQLLAERLPRSVHVRGDLFRRMVINGRADMTPDSSEEAVRQLRLRHRLTAATCNEYFREGFTVVAQDVILGEHLTEMIELIQQRPLLVMVLAPRPEAIAAREATRGKNAYNQWTIDMLDDGLRSQTPHLGLWLDTSDQTPDDTVDEILTRAWAEAKVQ, encoded by the coding sequence GTGACCCCAGCACACCAGCAGGCCGTCATCCTCATCACCGGGATCCAGGCGGCCGGGAAGTCGACCATCGCGCAGTTGCTGGCTGAACGGCTGCCTCGCTCGGTGCACGTCCGAGGTGACCTGTTCCGGCGCATGGTGATCAACGGGCGGGCGGACATGACTCCCGACTCTTCCGAGGAGGCGGTGCGGCAGCTGCGTCTGCGCCACCGATTGACAGCGGCGACCTGCAATGAGTACTTCCGGGAGGGGTTCACGGTGGTCGCCCAAGACGTCATCCTCGGCGAACACCTCACTGAGATGATCGAACTCATCCAGCAGCGGCCGCTGCTCGTCATGGTGCTCGCCCCCCGGCCCGAGGCCATCGCCGCCCGGGAAGCAACCCGCGGCAAGAATGCCTACAACCAGTGGACCATCGACATGCTCGACGATGGCCTGCGGAGCCAGACCCCCCACCTCGGGCTCTGGCTCGACACCTCCGACCAGACTCCAGACGACACCGTCGACGAGATCCTCACCCGAGCATGGGCCGAGGCCAAGGTCCAGTGA
- a CDS encoding coiled-coil domain-containing protein — protein sequence MRPTRSAVLVAVLAALLLSPAVAGAAPLRAAKPSPEVELKRLTKEAAEINKNYRGQVQSLEETRVQASKATVNARSLKRALVAAEADVVRFAQTAYMGGALDDGSLLSFQGDPTLALSQAATMSYLAGRRATQLNRVRELIKKAKAAEKAADAKILKLKKDIADLKRQRVRIEGLLAKYGFQTPSGNGGLTPRTVTMRNTVLQSFPMPYGYGCLRPGDPGDHGTGRACDFMLSTGGRVPTPDALERGNRLAQWAIDNGNKYGVMYIIWQQKYYDVRTGAGWKMMSNRGGNTANHIDHVHISMF from the coding sequence GTGAGGCCGACTCGCTCGGCGGTGCTGGTCGCCGTGCTCGCCGCGCTGCTCCTGTCGCCGGCCGTCGCGGGGGCGGCACCCCTCCGAGCGGCCAAGCCCAGTCCGGAGGTCGAGCTCAAGAGGCTGACCAAGGAAGCGGCCGAGATCAACAAGAACTACCGCGGCCAGGTGCAGAGCCTGGAGGAGACCCGGGTCCAGGCCAGCAAGGCCACCGTCAACGCCAGGAGCCTCAAGCGTGCCCTGGTGGCCGCCGAGGCCGACGTCGTGCGCTTCGCCCAGACCGCCTACATGGGCGGTGCCCTGGACGACGGCAGCCTGCTGAGCTTCCAGGGCGACCCCACCCTGGCCCTCAGCCAGGCCGCCACCATGTCCTACCTGGCCGGCCGCCGCGCCACCCAGCTCAACCGGGTCAGGGAGCTCATCAAGAAGGCCAAGGCCGCGGAGAAGGCCGCCGACGCGAAGATCCTCAAGCTCAAGAAGGACATCGCCGACCTCAAGAGGCAGCGGGTCAGGATCGAGGGGCTGCTGGCCAAGTACGGTTTCCAGACCCCCTCTGGCAACGGCGGACTGACCCCCCGCACGGTCACCATGCGCAACACCGTGCTGCAGAGCTTCCCCATGCCCTACGGCTACGGCTGCCTGCGCCCCGGCGACCCGGGCGACCACGGCACCGGCCGGGCCTGCGACTTCATGCTGAGCACCGGCGGCCGCGTGCCCACTCCGGATGCTCTGGAGCGCGGCAACCGCCTCGCCCAGTGGGCCATCGACAACGGCAACAAGTACGGGGTCATGTACATCATCTGGCAGCAGAAGTACTACGACGTCCGCACCGGCGCCGGCTGGAAGATGATGTCCAACCGAGGCGGCAACACCGCCAACCACATCGACCACGTCCACATCTCGATGTTCTGA
- a CDS encoding aldehyde dehydrogenase: MRRHDTLFIGGDWVAPAGTGTIDVISPHTEEVVGRVPDGTAADMDRAVAAARQAFDHGPWPRMTMPERAAVLSRLAEIYAARQGEMAEIITLEMGSPITFSQMAQAPQPLGMLQYYAELGKTFPVEEERAGTFGPVTVRREPVGVVAAVVPWNVPQFVIMIKLAPALLAGCTIVVKPAPETPLDAYLLAEMVREAGVPDGVVNIVAAGREAGEHLVSHPGVDKVAFTGSTAAGRRIAAICGEQLKRCTLELGGKSAAIILDDCDLPSAMGFLSIASLMNNGQACVAQTRILASRNRYDEVVEAVSAMVRGMPVGDPSDPATGIGPMVAKRQQERVEGYIKIGIDEGAKAVVGGLERPHDRGWYVAPTVFAGATNEMRIAREEIFGPVLAVIPYEDEADAVRIANDSDYGLAGTVWTADTEHGMDIARQVRTGTYGVNLFMIETSSPFGGFKGSGLGRELGPEGLSSFLEYKSIARLG; the protein is encoded by the coding sequence ATGCGCCGGCACGACACGCTCTTCATCGGGGGCGACTGGGTGGCCCCCGCAGGGACCGGCACCATCGACGTCATATCCCCACACACCGAGGAGGTCGTCGGCCGGGTCCCCGACGGCACCGCCGCCGACATGGACCGGGCGGTGGCCGCCGCCCGCCAGGCGTTCGACCACGGCCCGTGGCCCCGGATGACGATGCCCGAGCGCGCCGCCGTCCTGTCCAGGCTCGCCGAGATCTACGCGGCCCGCCAAGGCGAGATGGCCGAGATCATCACGCTGGAGATGGGCTCCCCGATCACCTTCTCCCAAATGGCCCAGGCCCCGCAGCCGCTCGGCATGCTCCAGTACTACGCCGAGCTCGGCAAGACCTTCCCCGTCGAGGAGGAGCGCGCGGGCACGTTCGGCCCGGTGACCGTGCGCCGCGAGCCGGTCGGCGTGGTGGCCGCCGTGGTCCCGTGGAACGTCCCGCAGTTCGTCATCATGATCAAGCTGGCCCCCGCCCTCCTCGCGGGCTGCACGATCGTGGTCAAGCCCGCGCCCGAGACACCGCTCGACGCCTACCTGCTGGCCGAGATGGTCAGGGAGGCGGGCGTCCCCGACGGCGTCGTCAACATCGTCGCCGCCGGGCGCGAGGCGGGCGAGCACCTGGTCTCCCACCCCGGCGTGGACAAGGTCGCCTTCACCGGCTCCACCGCCGCCGGGCGCCGCATCGCGGCGATCTGCGGCGAGCAGCTCAAGCGCTGCACGCTTGAGCTGGGCGGCAAGTCCGCGGCGATCATTCTGGACGACTGCGACCTGCCCTCCGCGATGGGCTTCCTGTCGATCGCCTCGCTGATGAACAACGGCCAGGCCTGCGTCGCCCAGACCCGCATCCTGGCCTCGCGCAACCGCTACGACGAGGTGGTGGAAGCGGTCTCGGCGATGGTACGGGGCATGCCGGTCGGCGACCCGTCCGACCCGGCGACCGGTATCGGCCCGATGGTCGCCAAGCGGCAGCAGGAGCGGGTCGAGGGCTACATCAAGATCGGCATCGACGAGGGGGCCAAGGCCGTCGTCGGCGGCCTGGAGCGCCCCCACGACCGCGGCTGGTACGTGGCGCCGACCGTCTTCGCCGGAGCCACCAACGAGATGCGCATCGCCCGCGAGGAGATCTTCGGCCCGGTCCTGGCGGTGATCCCGTACGAGGACGAGGCCGACGCGGTCCGGATCGCCAACGACAGCGACTACGGCCTGGCCGGGACGGTGTGGACCGCCGACACCGAGCACGGCATGGACATCGCCCGTCAGGTGCGCACCGGCACCTACGGCGTCAACCTCTTCATGATCGAGACCAGCTCGCCCTTCGGCGGGTTCAAGGGCAGCGGCCTCGGCCGCGAGCTGGGCCCCGAGGGACTGTCGTCCTTCCTGGAGTACAAGTCGATCGCCCGCCTGGGCTGA
- a CDS encoding acetate/propionate family kinase, which translates to MSRVLVLNSGSSSVKYRLLSGAEHLASGVVERIGELGSPVPDHRAALKVVADLLAAEGLGLDSPELVAIGHRVVHGGTTFAEPTLITDEVVRKIEELIPLAPLHNPANLTGIEVARRLRPDLPQVAVFDTAFHATIPPAASTYAIDRAVAERLSVRRYGFHGTSHAYVSRQAALLADRPGANVIVLHLGNGASASAVSAGRCVDTSMGMTPLEGLVMGTRSGDLDPAVVLYLARAGGMSLDEIDVLLNRRSGMLGLCGDNDMRAVAERVSEGDPDAELAMSVYCHRLRKYVGAYYAVLGTVDVIAFTGGVGENSALVRERSLAGLGALGITVDPARNVRGGTIISPDGGGVKVAVIPTDEEFEIARQTLLVVSRTNRG; encoded by the coding sequence GTGAGCCGGGTACTGGTCCTCAACTCCGGGTCGTCCTCGGTGAAGTACCGGCTGCTGAGCGGTGCCGAGCACCTGGCCTCGGGAGTGGTGGAGCGGATCGGCGAGCTCGGCTCCCCGGTGCCCGACCACCGGGCGGCCCTGAAGGTGGTCGCCGACCTGCTCGCCGCCGAAGGGCTGGGGCTCGACTCTCCCGAGCTCGTCGCGATCGGGCACCGGGTGGTGCACGGCGGCACGACCTTCGCCGAGCCCACACTGATCACCGACGAGGTGGTCAGGAAGATCGAGGAGCTCATCCCGCTCGCCCCCCTGCACAACCCCGCCAACCTGACGGGCATCGAGGTGGCGCGGCGGCTTCGCCCCGACCTGCCGCAGGTGGCCGTCTTCGACACCGCCTTCCACGCGACGATCCCCCCGGCCGCCTCGACGTACGCGATCGACAGGGCGGTGGCCGAGCGGCTGAGCGTGCGGCGCTACGGCTTCCACGGCACCTCACACGCGTACGTCTCCCGCCAGGCCGCACTCCTCGCGGACCGGCCCGGGGCCAACGTGATCGTCCTGCACCTGGGCAACGGGGCCAGCGCCTCGGCGGTGTCCGCGGGGCGGTGCGTGGACACGTCCATGGGCATGACCCCGCTGGAGGGCCTCGTCATGGGCACCCGCAGCGGCGACCTGGACCCGGCGGTCGTCCTCTACCTGGCGCGTGCCGGAGGCATGTCCCTCGACGAGATCGACGTGCTGCTCAACCGCCGCAGCGGGATGCTCGGCCTGTGCGGTGACAACGACATGCGCGCGGTGGCGGAGCGGGTGAGCGAGGGCGACCCGGACGCCGAGCTGGCCATGTCGGTCTACTGCCACCGGCTCCGCAAGTACGTCGGCGCCTACTACGCGGTCCTCGGCACCGTCGACGTCATCGCCTTCACCGGAGGGGTGGGGGAGAACTCCGCGCTGGTCAGGGAGCGGTCGCTGGCCGGTCTCGGGGCGCTCGGCATCACCGTCGACCCGGCGCGCAACGTGCGGGGCGGCACGATCATCTCCCCTGACGGCGGTGGCGTGAAGGTCGCGGTGATCCCCACCGACGAGGAATTCGAGATCGCCAGGCAAACTCTGCTGGTCGTTTCGCGAACCAACCGGGGATGA